The sequence TCCGCTTGAACCAATCTTCACACTCGCTCCAGCATCCAAAAGAAGCTTGGCTACATCCGTGTGTCCCGACATGATTGCGATGATAAGTGGCGTATAACCATCGCCACCAAATGTTACGTTACCACCATAATTTGAGTCCATGGTCACACCCAAAGCAATCGTCTCTACAGAAACATCAATGTTTGGTTTCTTATCCAAGATCATCTGCATCAACTCAACATCTGCAAACTCAGCTGCGGCACAAATCGGGTAAGACTTCACTTTGCGTTTGCCCATTTCTGCTACCGACTCAGAAACCACGTCTGCTCCTTTTCTTACCATTTCTTTGGACAGATCTAATTTATGGAGTCTCATTGCAACCATCAGTGCGCTCACTCCATCCGTTCGTTTAGCATTCACATCTGCTCCAGCCCCCAACAATAGATCAAGCATTTTTGCAGGAGTACCGTTCAAGTCATCCGTCAGGTTACCGTAGAACGCTGGAACTTTCATTCCCATAGTTTCCATCACGGGAGCACCTTTCGTAAACCCATCTTTCCGCATGTCTTTATCCATACTAAAAACCGCCAGCGTATGAATCAATCCACCATCCACTTCTGTGTTGTTGATGTCAGCACCAGCCTTTAACAGCATTTCTAAGCAAGGCACGCAATTGGTTTGCTGCAACGTTTGTTGCAAAGCCGTAACCCGTGATGGAGGAACCGTATTTGCCGCAGCTTCCCAAGCATCGATCATGGCTTTATTCGCCTTCTTACCTTTTTCCCGCTCTTTGGCAGCCAAGGTTCTCAGATGAAGACCTGGGTCGATTGTTCCAACCGCATTTGGGTCAGCTCCGCCTTCCAAAAGAATCTTCATTACTTCGGTTGAATAGCAATTGGCTGCGCTGATAATGGCCGGATACGAACCTCCATTTGGGTCGCAACCTTTTGCTAACAGTAACTTCGTCACTTCTGGACAGAAGAACGCAGCGGCCAGTGCGTTTTGGTTGCTTGCAGGATTGATGGAGTTTACATCCACACCTGCGT comes from Flavobacteriales bacterium and encodes:
- a CDS encoding ankyrin repeat domain-containing protein is translated as MKKLSVYLFSIFISSHSVFAGDLEDLFTASMQCDVAGVQRALDAGVDVNSINPASNQNALAAAFFCPEVTKLLLAKGCDPNGGSYPAIISAANCYSTEVMKILLEGGADPNAVGTIDPGLHLRTLAAKEREKGKKANKAMIDAWEAAANTVPPSRVTALQQTLQQTNCVPCLEMLLKAGADINNTEVDGGLIHTLAVFSMDKDMRKDGFTKGAPVMETMGMKVPAFYGNLTDDLNGTPAKMLDLLLGAGADVNAKRTDGVSALMVAMRLHKLDLSKEMVRKGADVVSESVAEMGKRKVKSYPICAAAEFADVELMQMILDKKPNIDVSVETIALGVTMDSNYGGNVTFGGDGYTPLIIAIMSGHTDVAKLLLDAGASVKIGSSGIAVLKSVAFFLNCLTEISNKTPIYWAVEQDDLDLVEKIAEKMEWKFNPDFTIKQYGPKDAIGSLIVQCASFKKKQSPSIYATTVGNSKAYGLLSAKGL